The Faecalibacterium sp. I3-3-89 sequence AAATTTGTATCCTCTCGGCCTCCTGCGTGATGGATTCGGTGAACTTCGACCTCTACATCGACGCCGAGGAGGACACCGAGGCTTACTGCATCAGCGCGGGCGTCTTCCGCAGCCTGATGCAGCAGAACGTGGAGGTGCGGTGCTTCGCCTACCAGATGACGGCTGAGCGCTTCTCCGACACCATGTGGACCATGCAGCAGATCCTCTTCATGAGCGCCGACCGGCGGCTGGCCATCTTCCTCGCGGACGAGCTTGCAAAGACCGGCGGCGAGGACGTCCGCCTGACGCAGGATCAGATGGCAAAGTACATGGGCTCTGCCCGTGAGGTGGTGAGCCGCCTGCTCAAATACTTCGCCGGTGAGGGCATCGTGAAGCTCTACCGCGGCGGGGTGACAGTGACGGATAAGGATAAATTGCTGAAAATAGCCCATGGGGAATAAAAAATGCCATCGTGCTCTCAAAGCGCGATGGCATTTTTATGTCTATTTTGGGGTTGCCCGGTGCTGAGCACGCCACTGTTCTACCTCTGACCATTCGGCCCGCCCCACCATATAATCAAGACTTACCCGATAATAATCGGCCAGCGTGATGAGGTGGTGGGTGGGTATCTCTTGTACACCCAACTCATACTTTGCATACTGCTGTTGTGTTGTATTGAGGATTTTCCCAACATCCTTCTGTGTGAGGTCAGCGTCCTCCCGCAGGTCACGCAGGCGTCCATAGTAATACATCGTAAGCCCTCCTGAGAGGAACTATACTTGACATCTGATAAGATGTATTGACTTTACGCCTTATCGGATGTATTATAGGAATAAGAAGACCGGTTTATTCAAAAATAAGGAGGTAGAACGATGAAAGCTGAATTGATTAGCACGATTGTAGGCGCGGCGGCTTGTGCAGCGGCAGGCGCAGCGAAAGGGGCCAGTATCGGCATTGCCGTCGGTGGCCCCATCGGTGCAATCGCAGGCACGATTCCCTGTGCGATTGCAGGCGGTGTGATTGGTGCTTTGGGTGGTAATAACGTAGGCCATCGTATTGACGAGCGTTGAATGATAGTGAAACTCAAACAAGCGAAAAAAGGCCGTTGCTCGACACAATATATGTCAAGCAGCGGCTTTTTCTTTACAGAAATAAAATTCATTCAAAATGATTGACAATCTTCGATGCGTACGCTATTATGTACATAAGGGAGGCGATAGCATGACCACGACAAACATCACCAATTTCCGCAAGAATGCGTTCAACTATGTGGAGCAGACCATCAAGTACAATGAGCCGCTCAGCATCAGCACGAAGGACGGCGACGCCGTTCTGCTGAGCGCGGAGGATTACAGCGGCCTGATGGAGACGCTGTATCTGGTCTCGATGCCCGGCATGAGAGAGAAGGTCATGGACGGGTTGAAACAGCCGCTGGATGAGTGCCTGGACGAAGAGGACGTGGAGTGGTAAATGTACAAGATCGTCTACACAAAAACGGCGGCAAAGGACATCCCGAAGCTGAAAGCCGCACATCTAGCGGATAAGGCGAAGGCATTGATCGATATTATCCGGGATGACCCCTTCCGGAAGCCGCCGCCCTATGAAAAACTGGTCGGTGATCTGGGCGGAGCGTACAGACGCCGCATCAATTTACAGCACCGGCTGGTCTATCAAGTCTATGAGGAAGAAAAGACCATCAAGATCCTGAGCCTCTTGACGCATTACGAGCAATAAAAAATGCCATCGTGCTCTCAAAGCGCGATGGCATTTTTATTATCTAAGAGGTTTACCCTTTACACCCCTGCTCTTCCCAGTCGCCGAAATCAGAAGCTTCAGCGATTTTGGTAGGGTCGAACCTGCCGCTTTCGTCCTTGGGGGCGACGGCGGGGCCGGCCTCTACGGGGTTCGGGTTCGGGGCCTCGGGGTCATAGACCGGGCGCTCCTCGTCCGGGCTGGCCGGTGCCGCAGGTTCTTCGGCCTCTGCCTTTGGTGCGGCAGGCGTTTCGGCGGGAGAGGCCTCTTCCGCCGGTGCGGCGGCTTCGGCCTCTGCCTTGGCTTCGCCCTCAGCGTATGCCTCGGCGGTCTTGGCGGCCTCTGCATCGTCCTGCTCGGCGTCCTCGGGAAACTCGATGGATTCGATGAAAGGAGCGGCCTTCTCGTTCAGGAACTTGTCCATGATGACGATGGCAGCACCAGTAGCCGCCACAGCGGCGGCAGTGCCCAGAATGCGGAAGATTGCTTTCATGTCATGACCTCCTTGGCAGTGTGATGATTTAAGAGAACGTGACCACGTCGTTCAGCGGCTTCTCGGCAGGCTCCACCGACAGAGCGGTGAGCACCGGGCCTTTGCCGCGGTAGATGTTGTGGAACTTGTAGCCCACCTTGGCCGTTACCTTGACCCAAGCCCGCTGCTCGAGGGCTTTGTAGCCGTCGTAGCTGCAGGGGAAGCCCACGAACTGGATGTCCTGCACGCAGCAGGTCATGGCGAACCGGCCGGGCACGAAGCTGTTCTTGCCGGCGCGGTTGGTCTGGCAGACCTGCGCGAGGAACTTGACGGTCTTGCCCGTGTACTTCTGCGGCTCGTCCTGACAGTCCATATACCAGATGCCGAAATCCTCGTCCGGGATGTCGATGACCGGGGCGTTGATGTCAAAGGGCAGCGGGTCGGGGATGTCGTCGTAAGCCACGCTGCCGTCCTTGAACTCATAGGCGATGTCGCACTTGCGGGAGGCCTGACGCACCAGCTTGTGCAGCTCCTGACGGGCAGCGTCGTTGTTGACGGCTTCGGCGCGGTTGAAGACGATCAGCTCGCTGCGGGCGATCTTGTCCAGCATCAGCGCGCGCATGGAGTTGTCGCGGGCGTAGGTCAGGGCGGTGGTGCCGTCGGCGGTGGCGATGCACTGGTAGACGATCCAGTTCTCGGGCAGGTTGTTTGCCAGATCCTGCAGCATCCACATACCGTTGTACTCGATGACCACGCGGCCTGCATCGGCCTCCTTGGCCAGCTTGGCGAGGTTCTGGGGGTTCAGCTCGGCCTTGTCCTCGAGGTTGTAGAGGGTCACGCCGGGGAAGGCGAACTTCTTCTGATTATATTCCTCTTCGCCCTCCTCGCAGACCAGCAGAAGGGTCTTGTCGCCGGAGTCGAAGTTGGGGTCTTCAAAGGTCTCCTGAATGAACTTGGTCTTGCCGCTCTCGAGGAAGCCCACAAACAGGTATACCGGGATCTCATTTGCCATAATCGTTTATCCTTTCAGGGCCAATATCAGCAGCCGAACAGTGCTGAGATGGCCTTCTCATCCAGCTTGGAGCCGATGACCACCAGCTTGCCGCCGACATCTGCGCCGCGTGCGCGGACTTCCCACTCGCCGGGAACGTAGTCGAACTCCAGCCAGCCGTC is a genomic window containing:
- a CDS encoding Crp/Fnr family transcriptional regulator, which gives rise to MPEVLPIPRCGEHRQCLACAFPFWDKLTADQQELLCRATRPVRYRRGERVHSPVENCVGILLLRTGQFRAYLLSDDGRDVTLYRLFGGEICILSASCVMDSVNFDLYIDAEEDTEAYCISAGVFRSLMQQNVEVRCFAYQMTAERFSDTMWTMQQILFMSADRRLAIFLADELAKTGGEDVRLTQDQMAKYMGSAREVVSRLLKYFAGEGIVKLYRGGVTVTDKDKLLKIAHGE
- a CDS encoding type II toxin-antitoxin system Phd/YefM family antitoxin, with translation MTTTNITNFRKNAFNYVEQTIKYNEPLSISTKDGDAVLLSAEDYSGLMETLYLVSMPGMREKVMDGLKQPLDECLDEEDVEW
- a CDS encoding helix-turn-helix domain-containing protein; the protein is MYYYGRLRDLREDADLTQKDVGKILNTTQQQYAKYELGVQEIPTHHLITLADYYRVSLDYMVGRAEWSEVEQWRAQHRATPK
- a CDS encoding Txe/YoeB family addiction module toxin — its product is MYKIVYTKTAAKDIPKLKAAHLADKAKALIDIIRDDPFRKPPPYEKLVGDLGGAYRRRINLQHRLVYQVYEEEKTIKILSLLTHYEQ
- a CDS encoding TIGR03943 family putative permease subunit — its product is MANEIPVYLFVGFLESGKTKFIQETFEDPNFDSGDKTLLLVCEEGEEEYNQKKFAFPGVTLYNLEDKAELNPQNLAKLAKEADAGRVVIEYNGMWMLQDLANNLPENWIVYQCIATADGTTALTYARDNSMRALMLDKIARSELIVFNRAEAVNNDAARQELHKLVRQASRKCDIAYEFKDGSVAYDDIPDPLPFDINAPVIDIPDEDFGIWYMDCQDEPQKYTGKTVKFLAQVCQTNRAGKNSFVPGRFAMTCCVQDIQFVGFPCSYDGYKALEQRAWVKVTAKVGYKFHNIYRGKGPVLTALSVEPAEKPLNDVVTFS